The following are encoded in a window of Lagenorhynchus albirostris chromosome 3, mLagAlb1.1, whole genome shotgun sequence genomic DNA:
- the CCDC159 gene encoding coiled-coil domain-containing protein 159 has product MGPSPTQTHRSTVMTRTLQRGITATLRTPGRPALPKPKSTVMIPESQKLLRCELESLRCQLQAQTKAFEFLNHSVTVLKDSCLQQIKIQQLEGAAEDPV; this is encoded by the exons ATGGGTCCCTCCCCAACTCAGACTCACAGAAGCACTGTAATGACCAGGACCCTCCAAAGAGGCATCACAGCAACACTAAG AACCCCTGGGAGACCAGCTCTTCCAAAACCAAAG TCCACCGTGATGATTCCCGAATCCCAGAAGCTTCTGAGATGTGAACTGGAGTCACTCAGGTGTCAGCTACAGGCCCAGACCAAG GCTTTCGAGTTCCTAAACCACTCAGTGACCGTGTTGAAGGACAGCTGCCTGCAGCAAATCAAGATCCAACAGCTTGAAG